The nucleotide sequence CTAATACTTTTGTATCCATCTTCTGTGGACTTTCTAGCACACAGGATATGTCATTCCACCAGTTCTCTCTGGAATAAAAACACCTCAACTGCTATTCTGTCTCAAAGAGTTAGAGTTACCTTCAGATCTACCATCACAGGCTGAGACAGCACAGGATCCTCTCCAACTTCATACAAGTGTCTAATTCTTAGCAGGACACGACTGAAATCTGCATCACCTTGCTTCTGTTTACcttcaaaagaaatcaaaatgcaaacattttcttactttaaaCATAAACCCAaactttaaacttttttttaaactttcaacTCTCATCATTTGAACTAAGttcctattttttaaagttagcAAGAGGACTAATATCAAGAAATACCCAGCTCCCACTGTTGACAGGAATATCACTAACAGGCATGACAAATTCACTTGAGCAGCGAAATAATACAGCACAATCAACTTTCTTGGTTAAGGAATTTAACACTTTGAATAAATAGAAGTAGTagccacagagaagagaaaaaaagaaaaccagcttATTTAAGCGTAACATCCAGCCACCTTTTTGAAGGCACCTACCCATGCGGATGCTGTGGACCTGCTCTGCATGATTAGAGCTGTACTTCCACCCTGGAATGCTCAATGTCTGGAGATGAAGATTAGGTGGCACAGTTACAGGTAAATCATGGACTGAATTCTGCTGAAGCCGTCTGGGTAGCTTTGGTTTATCTCCTccatgcaaaataaaacaaagcaaacattaAACATCCATCACACACACAAGCCTGGCTAGGGTACTGTGGAAGGGTAAAGGGCATTTTACTTATTCAGCCAAGGCAGAGGCAAAGTAGATGATATACTTTCTCTTCCAAGGCCTTCCAAGatacaaagcagaaagcagcatgaTTTTAACTGCTAGAAAAGTGTATCAGAGCTTTCCATAAAACAAATTTCACTGCAGTTAGAAATTGCTATTTCACTACCAGGCTTCAGTCTTAGTTAATAAGgcagacaaatatttttagaagaatgACTCAACAATGGTCATTAAGGACTCAGCATCCAGGAAGCTGATACATAGTGCACTAGCTATTTTGCACTAATTCCTGTGTGAACATTTTGTTCTCATTAGatgctttaaaatttattttcctatgAAAGTAGAGATAATTATATAACAAGAGAAACATTTCATACACTTGGACAATATCCATGTTTGAAATTAATGCAAAGCAATTAGCAGGCTCTAAATCTGCCTCCTAATTCACTGTATACTAACTTTGCCACACAGGAGGCTTGAAGTCTGCATTTACAAACTCAACAGCATAAATCAAAGCAACATAAACAAGCCATTCAGTTACTAAAGATAGCATAGGAAATGGAATGATTACCTGATAATGCTCCAAACATTACTACTGGCCTATGCTCTAATGCCAGTCCACTTGTCCGATACAAAGTATTGGTGACAGCCTTGGTTCCTAAAATAAGCCAAATTACAGGGCGAACCACTGAAGAGTCATTCAAAGTGAGATTGTTATTCAGGTCCCACTGAAGGTTGTTCCATAGTCTCCTGTGTAGCATCACCTGTATGGGGAAGGTAAATGTCACAACAGTAATCAGCCATCAGGCTTTACTTGTATTATCAGCAGCTATGAAATTATGCTCACctaaaaaagaagcaaaaatttaTATGTTACCTCAACTTGTCCATTCCCTTGACTTGATACACCATGAGCTCTTTCTGCAAGCAGCATCAGCCTTGTGGTATTATCTTCAATGTAGGCAGTCTGGACCATAGGGTAATAGTTCTGTCAACACACAGCAAACCATGCAGAAATAATATTAATCCAGGAAACAGTAATGGAGAACAAAGATAAGGCACAATTGACTTCTAATTACACCTCTGTGCCTACCCGAGCCACTGTGTTATTCACATACACCTTGAACGGTCTTTTCTGCATCTGATATCCATTGTTGTCAGTGTAGAGAAGTTGTCTGGTGTTCAAATTTGTGCTTGTTCTTAGAACTGCTTCACGATTTAATTCCAAAGGCCCAACACTGTATTCTTGCTCTATCCTGTGGCAAAGCAGCTTTCCATCGTAGCCTTCTGGTACTGAATACAGCCTGGTATACACTGCATATATATAATCCTGAGAAGTAACATTgctataaaaatgaaaggaaggatACAGAGTTTATAAAGTGGAGCACTTGACTGGTTGTGACAAAACTTGCAAGGCATTCATGATGTCATCCTACACAGACAACTTTCTTGCCCATTTGCTATTTATTTCATGTacaattgcttttaatttcaatttaacTTTCAAATATACAGATATTCAACCAGAGTAAGTGATATCCTGTAAGTTTCCCTCATGTTGCAAGTGTCAAGAGGATTCTTCATTTGACTACAAAGgttctgtttttctcaaaattaacaacaaatttaaaatttattatgaCTTCCTAAGCAGCATATTTACATTGTACAGAATACATGCATTTTTGCAATCTGGGTGACATCAAATTTGATGCAAAAGTTCCGCAGTACTTTCCAAAGGTCCTTCTCAACTACAACCCCTGTACATGCCACGTAAAGCAAAGACTTCAACCAGACAACCCGATTTAAAAGAGGGTGAAGGGGTTATACACTGATAtaattttaacacagaaaagtAGCTAGTTCATCAGGGGTCAGAGCAGGATTCACTTCTGTAGGactcatttctcctttctctaaTTTGcttgcaagaaaaatattcagagttATGAAAATGTATCATTATGTCCAAGCTCCATTCATGTAAGATATTAACTTCAATATTCATTAAGTTGTACAGAACCAGTTTCTCAACGGAAgttgcattaaaaaatgtacCACAGAAGATCACCCTAAACAATCTCCacatccttccttccctccctcctgcagcaaTATGTGCTTCAGAATGGGCCCatgtgaacctcatgaagtccaacaagaccaagtgcaaggtcctgcacctgtgtcagggcaatcccaagcacaaacacagaCTGGGCAGAGAAAGGCTGGAGACCAGCcctgaagagaagaaattagGGGTGTTGGTTAATAAGAAACTCAGCATGAGCAGGCAagtgtgtgctcacagcccagaaaccCAAACATGTCCGGGCTGCATCGAAAGCAGATcagccagcaggtcaagggggGGGCactctgcccctctgcttccccttcaTGGGACCCCACCcacagtgctgcatccagctctggggtcttCAACATGGCAAGCACAAGGACCTGTTGGaaggagtccagaggagggtcacaaagatgatcagaatgctggagcatctctcctatgaagacagtttaagagaattgggattgttcagcctggagaagagaaggctctggaaaGACCTTACAGCAaccttccagcacctgaaggggacctacaagagagctggagaggtaCTTTTGACAAGGGCACATAGTGctgggacaaggggaaatggctttaaaccaAAAAAGAGTAAGTTTAGATCTGAtagtaggaagaaattcctATGAGGGTAGCGAGACACTGTTGCAAAGAaactgtggatgctccatccctgaagATGCTAAAGGCCAGGTTACATCGGGCTTTGGTCTattggaaggtgtccctgctcatggcagggtgGTTGGAACTACATCTTTACAGACCTTCTAACacaaacaattctatgattctatgatcataGAACTATTATAAGATCTATGAACTTCCTCAGCAGTTCATTCAGCAGATGTATGATAGTTCATCCTAAACAGTACACAGAGCTCACTGTTTAGGAGTAACTGTACAGAAGTAACCACATACTTATCTAAAGAATTAAACATTCCAGTGAAGGGAAGCTGTAATGGTGGTGGTACCTGTAGAAATACTGCCGTATCTCTGTCATCAAGCTTCCAGACATAACTTCCAACCCCACTGCTTTTGATACTGGAACCGCTGAAGCATTTGGAGCAAATAAGTAGTTATCTGAAATGGGTCCTTTCACTGTGTCTCCATTTACATGGTACTCAAGGAACTCCTGGGTGAACTGGACAGTCTGGTTAGTCTCCCTGAGAATCCACAGAAGAGTAAATATTATATTACTTACAAACACAGTTTGTACGTGATAAATGCAAAGCTGAACTGCAACAGGAATGAGGCTGGAaatctaagggaaaaaaaatctgtttcttcacAGTGGATTGATTTTGCAAGAGTGGGTAAATGAGAACAGCAAAGAATTAAAGTGCTTCCCATTAAGGTAATTGTCAGTGTGtaaataaatggattttctatgtaattttctatttttgtagaAGAAAACCATCTTAAGATCAGGCATCATTTATATTACCTCGTTGTTTTGATGCGAGAGTTGCTACAGGATTAAAACTGCCCATTTTCACAAGAATGAGGTGCACTGCATTAATGAATAGTTAGGTTAATTTAACTTTGTAACTAGGTAAAATCAGCATGACGCAAGTTTCCATGTTTAACACTGGTAACAATAAAATCAACAGGGTAGCAACATTTACAATTACTCAGTACCTACTGtatctcctcctctctccactGAACCTTACAGTTTAGCTATTCATGACTTATTATCACAATTTTTAGAAAGTCATATGAAGGCAATTTAAGGTGCTGCTCTCAGCTACCTGCTCTGCATTTGGCAACTTGctgtgaaaacaggaaaaatcacTTCATCTAGCATATAAATTTATACTGCCAAACATTTTATCTTGTGTTAATATAGCTACCCACAATTTGTAATGACTGAGGAGAAAATATCCAAGTGTTTTCTACTAATATCCAAGTGTTTTCTACTACTCCTCTTATGAGGCACTTCCAGTTCTAAGTGTTGCAGTTGAACTTAGAAAGCTTCAAGTTGAAGatcccaattttttttaacctttcctCCCATTCTGACCTGTGATGCCTCATCTTTCCCATTATCCCACTGCAAACTTTCTGAAACTCAAGCATTTTGAGCTTGTCTGAAGGCTTGTGAAGCAAGTATCTCATTTCTCCTGCATGCTGAATTCCAGCTCTTGCTGCCTGCGAAAGCAGGATAGAGAAAACTGGAATCTTAATttagatttctttcttctgcactACATGTCTTTTAGAATCTGGAGACAGTTATGATCTGGAGCCACTTTGATAAAATACTTACTCCAGGGCTCTTAGTTAAAGTTCATCTATACttttaaagctgattttaaaTATACTGGACAACAAGTTCTTGCTCTAGGAGGCAGAATTATGAACAAAACCTCACAGGTTAAAGAGATGTAGCTATCATCACACCAGTGTCAAAGGGGTCAAATTTTCCATCAGTATGTAACAGCTGACAATCTGAATCTTGAGCAGGCAAAGAACAGCACAACTGCACTGAAGCTGAAGAAATTGGGCCAAATTGCATCAGCTGAGAAAGACCATCTGAAAACTCCAAATCTCACCTAAATCTTgataattctttcattttatctgCCTGATTAAATGGAAATTCCTTAGTTAAAAGTTTCCTTTCAAATAGTTTTGTAGTTTTCTACCACACAAAGAGTGATATGGGACTTGCAAAACACTATTCAGTAAAAGTAAGCTCTTGCTTTATCACTTAAGGCTCATTGTACAGCCATAGTGTACGTGCTTAGttagtaatttttaataaaaatgcacattCATAACCCTCTTTCATTCTAAAGTACACTAAAACTCTGCTGATATACTAGTTATTACTGTGAAATACCATCTGAGACCAGCTGCAGAGTTAAATAGGGCAACATCACAGAACTAATACAGAATCACACCTATGCTAGTGTAAAAAGGAGGGCATGTGAAGTAGTGATAAAACAGAATTATAAAGACTGTAAAGAACATTTTGTTAGTTGAGTCTTGGAATTAGGACACACAATACAGTCCTTGGACTTATTTTTACGAAGTGTTTTACAGAATCTGAAACATTATTGAAAACAAGCAGGCAATCTCACCTCTCTGTAATGCTGTGCATCAGGTTTGTGTTTTGGTCAAACACGATCTGGTAGCAGTTGTTAACCACAGGAAACAACTGTCGACCTTGCTGATCTGCACGAGTTAAGTCTCTCCGCTCATACTTGATTGATCTCCCAATAAATGCAGACTGTTTACCATTCAGGGGTTTAATACTGTATTTGCTGTAGCTCAGACCACTTATTGCAACTAGAATATACAGATCATAGGTAGACTGGGATTCCACCGAGCTTTGAACCTGTACATTAGCATACACAAAAATGCTtcattacagaaaattaattagcAAGGCAATTACCTCCATGTGTTGTAAGCcctaaattataaaaattagcTTCTACTTTAATAATAAGTTTCTAAACGTGCCGTTCTTATAATTCTAAATTATAATGTAGATCCATGCTGCTTTTAATTGGGAGCCTGGTGAACTTGGATTAAGCTGAGCCTTTCTAGTGAAGGAAAGAAAGTCACTAAGCAAATTAAAAGGGTTATTTTAATGTGAACATGGAATCATAGATTTAAGATCGCACTGCAAAATATGTATATGAACAGAAATAATCATAAATTAAATTGATCAGtcaaatgacagaaaagagaCTGAAACACAAGAGACATGACTAGtgcaaagtaaaagaaaagtcATGACGAGAGGAGGAAGCACCAACATGCACCCTCACCTTAGGGAAGGCACATGGAAAGGAGGTAGAAGCATCTAACATCCTTTTGAACAGTAACACCAGGTTACGTAATACTGAAATACCTTAAAGAACAGTTTTTAATCATCTTTCCATTACATGTATCCTGCCCATTAATGTTACATACTTTAGTACTACTTTTgatttggagaaagaaaatgggacTAGATAAACTCTGAATAGATCCTATGGACAAAGAGGCTAGCTATGACTAACAAGCAATGCAAGCAAGCTGTTTGCACCTTCAACACTGTGGGCTGACATATATCCAGTTACACCACAGATAACCTAACAACAGTGGCATCAGCTGGATCTACTCCCATTCTCTCCCTTCACTATACAACTCGTACACATGatgcagaaggcagcagagcacTCGCCAAAGCTTCAATTCCTCTCAGCCACATATTCACATCAATGTTCTGAGCTAaagttttccttcctctcaaAAGGAAGGAGTGTGTAATATGAATGCACTTTTGAACTGCACATACTGGAAttaaaaagaccccaaaccaCCCTGTCATAACTGCTAAAGAGATTTTACTTAGCCTCAAGTGACTATCCACATGCATATAAGGTAACTTCCAGCTCTAGACAAATAACTCTAGAGAGTACAGATCAACTTGGTACAGACAGTTTTGCCTAAGAGAAGGGCAACTTGCCTTTAGGGCGTCCTAAGTCCTGAATAAATGCCTTGAATACATGTCAATCTCACCTTTGTATCTTATGAGACTGAAGTAATTCAGGCAGAATGACTTCTGGGATGTAAGTGACCGACAGGCAGAATGACCATATGCAAACCCAAAGAGCCTGATGGTTTCAGATAAAAGCAGTATTGTCTTATGCCATCACATGTACATATACAGGAACAAGGGATAGCTGCTGTACATCACTACCTGACTACAATGTGCCTTCATGCATGGTCACAGTCATAAGCCACAGGTCACAGAAACTCTGTCCAGCTGGCAGAATTTGCTGAGCTATCTGGCATCTCAGGGACAGAGGGAAGCATCTGGAATTGCCTCAGGCCTCTTCAGGCCTTATGTGCAGGAAGCATTCCTGGAGGTTTATCAAGCCACTGATGATGTTGCATTCTGTACAGCAGATGCTCCTGAGAAAGGCTAGTGCTAGCTTTCACTTGAGGCCACTTTcttccctcccagggaacagctggCTGTGTCTTGGAGCTTGGCTATGACAGAATGAGCTGTCAAATGGCAGCTGACTGACACCAGTTTCTAAGATCTACATTTCTTGAttctcttcttctccctccccaaGGCAATCTGTCAATTGTACAAACAGGGCTGTCAATTGTAAGGCAGGGCTTCAACATAAAAGGATTTATTTGAAACAGTGttttttagagaaagaaaaataaggtaaGAAGCACCAGGTCACATACAGCAGACATGAAAAGGACAAACCAAACACACTACAAGAGCAGCAGGACCTTTTGGACAGTAAAAAAAGTCTCTCTGTTGAGAAACAGGCAAGTAAAAACAACCCTTGAAGGACAAGcaggaaaatcccattttgACAGGAGGTAGGATCCAGTCAATGAAAACTGACAAGTGAGAGGAAagtaacagaaagaaatgaagttgAAGTACCTGTGCTGGTACAGAACGTCCCAGTTCATCATATACACTCACTGCCTCACTGCTGACAGAAACCGTGACAAAGGTAGTGACGTTCCATGCCAGTGGGTTATAGACAACAACATACTGGTCAACATCTGTAGCCCCTTTGTGCATGCAAACAGACAAAACTACCAGTCACTacattatgtatttttaaaatgtgatattaaaaagtatttgagAAATCTGTCTAGGTACaaccatcttaaaaaaatttaacataAAACCCTGCAGTAAAACTTTAtaattgaaaaaaggaaaacattttatagTCTTTCATAAAAACCTCTTCTGctttattcttctcttctctgCCCAATCAAAAAAGACCATGTATTCAGAATATGGCACCTGAGTTGAATGTAAATGCATTCAGTGAAAATAAGCTGCTTACCACAACTCATTGTCAAGCAGTATTAACTTTATCAGAGTTACACAGAAGATCAAATGAGAAGCCTAATTTAAAAACAGCCCTGTAAAAATCCAAATCGGTCTGTTGCACAGCCCACGGCACTGCTTACATCtgacagtttaaaaagtttccAAAGTAAAGATAAAAGGGAGTGTACAGTCTTTAGAACAGACTTCTTAAAAATCCTCTTACATTTTTTACACAAGCTGGCAGTACATTATAGCAAGAACATTTCTTGACTCTGATTGTGCTCCTTATCATGTAATGCTCTGTTGCAGAGTAACATTAGTTTAGTGACTACTCTGATCAGcacctcttcctcccctctgtTTTTACATTTGAGGTCAGAATCTGGGAGCCAGGTCTAATACATGCACTGAGGTAGGGTTCTGCCTAACATCACCTGAGAAATCCTGGTTTCTGATGCTTGAGATCTGAGAGCTCAGGTCTCATAAAGCAAACAGGATTTTTTAGCCATGGTTCACAGAACTTAGATGTATGTAGTATGTTGACTGTTTTAGAGGAAAACATGATAGCTTTCATAAGGTAAGTTTGAAAATTGGAAAAGCTATGTAAAAAGTACCTGGTTTACCTGAATCTTTTGTGTAAACAGAAGAATAGacctctccatttttctttgcattgttGATATCAAGGATTATGGAAGCCATTAACTTCTTTACGTTCAACATTCCATACATCAAGTTACTCATGTACATGTCCTTCACCTTGGGAGACTCCGTGCCTGTTATACCATCGTGGTGCTGCACCttatatttaaaagtaattgGAAAGGTGCAACAGATGACAGCTTCAGGTTTGCATTTGTATTAACATAATAGTCAACTGAAGTTCAGACACTAAACTCAAAACAATAAGGGATTACAGCTATATTCAGATTCACATTTTGCCTACTCCAAATTCCTATATGAGATGGTCAAAGACAAGATGTATACAGATTTCCCTCAATATGCATTCCACTTTTAATATACTGAAGTTACAtctttagaggaaaaaaccaaacaagttaCCAAAACCAAGAATGAAGCAAAAATACTGTAACAAGCCAGGTTTTTCATTTCCTACTAAGATCTGGTCATTACCTTAGCAGACAAAATAATTATTGCCAGCAAAAGCACTGAGGACTGTAAATGGTTAATGATAATCACTTCACTGCTGAACTTTCACGAAACAAATCTGTCCTTCCTCTTCTAACTTGCAGAAGTAGAGATTACCAGTAGTTTTCAATTAGttcagtttttgtttggtttttatttaagaacaattttgtaaataataaaactaaCATTAAGAAAAGGAATTTCATATCCAAAATTTGAAACCGTATACTACAACTTCCTGAAGGGTagttgtagtcaggtgggggcTGACCTCTTTCACCAGGTGGCAACTGACAGAACGAGAGGGCACAGTCTCAAGCTGCGTCAAGGGAAatataggttggatattaggaaaaagttttttacaGAAAGGGTGATAAAGTGCTGGAATGGACTGcgtggggaggtggtggaatcaccatccctggatgtgtttaaaaaaagactggatatGGCACTCGATGCCGTGATCTAGTTGAGGTGCTAGGGCATGGGCTGGACTcggtgatcttgaaggtctcttccaacccagacaTTCTGTGAATTCTGTGAATACTCTTTCACTGGTTGAAAAAAACATTTGCCAGTAATCATATCTTGAATGCATGGTTAAGGGGCTAAAGTCATGTTTCAAGACAGTTTTttgaaaaattgctttatttttacttacGACTTGCAAAAGGGGGAAAGTTATTTCCACAAACATAAAAGCAACTTTGAGACACTCCAGCTGCAATGCTTATGCAAACTTTACATtaggaaaataaacactttcattcaaattagaaaataaatcaatctttaCCTCTGAAACTGCCCATCTAAGACTCTGAAGTTGCTTTAGAGCCTTACATTTGCAAATAGAACCTTCTGGGTGTTTCCGGACATACTGTGTGAAAAAGGATTCTCCAGCATAAAGCAGTGAACTTGCTCTTCTTGCGATTCCTTTTAATGTGCTCCGAGAAGTGTAAAACCCAGTCCATGCTTGGAATGGCTCTGTTTAGAGTTGAACAGATCCAATACACATCAAAATACCACTTCATCTATCACTTGTTACTTATTACACTACTACTGTTCAGCTTCCTTCGTGAATCCTCCTGGGAGTTTACACAGCAGCCATTAAGTAGAAAGGTCATAAGGCCTACAAAGAAACCCAGCCAGGAACATGCACTTTGGAAAGCTATCACCTCTCCTACAGGCCTAGTAACATGCAAGTTTGATACAAAGCCAGTACCAACCAAGTTAACCTGGTTTATGGAAATTTCCTCCTTGTGGATCTGCACAAAAGAATTTTCAAAGTTTCACTGAAGCATATATTACTATTAGTTGTTGATAAATAGATTATAATCCTTGGTAACTGCTTGATACACACACTCTACATTTCAACCTCTTAATCAAAGGGATTTAgcttaaatttaatttcctcaAAATGGAGTAGAAATAGTGATGATGACTCCAAACTACTGCAGCACTCCAAACTACATCAAAAGATGCCCTCAAGTGGTTACTGGAAAGTACTTCAACATTCCATTTATGTTAATGTTTCAGTATCCCACAGAGTGAACTAGGGAAacaaatacttgtttttaaaacctCCAAATCACTCCTTAagtgtgtttgtttgggggcaacttcttttaaaatacacttgTGATAAATAGGTTTTCCAGAAAGAAGTTGCAGAAAGTGTTTTCTAATGAGCATGCATGCAACTGTAATAATCTGCTATCAGCCCAAGATCAAAGGTAACAA is from Corvus moneduloides isolate bCorMon1 chromosome 5, bCorMon1.pri, whole genome shotgun sequence and encodes:
- the MAN2B2 gene encoding epididymis-specific alpha-mannosidase isoform X2, coding for MAPPRTLLLPLLLLLALLPRAGGRGELRAFVVAHSHMDVGWVYTVQESMHAYAANVYTTVIEELMKGKQRKFIAVEQEFFRLWWDMVATDAQKQQVHQLLEEGRLEFVIGGQVMHDEAVTLIDDQILQLTEGHGFLYETFGFRPQFSWHVDPFGASATTPTLFALAGFNAHLISRIDYDLKADMQKNKKLQFVWQGSPSLSERQEIFTHVMDQYSYCTPSQLPFSNRSGFFWNGLATFPDPPKDGVYPNMSLPVTDANLHLYAQTMVANIKERAAWFRTGDVLWPWGCDKQFFNASVQYSNMDLLVDYINKHSGEFGVTVQYATVSDYFQAVYSRNLTWETRDSQDFLPYSTEPFQAWTGFYTSRSTLKGIARRASSLLYAGESFFTQYVRKHPEGSICKCKALKQLQSLRWAVSEVQHHDGITGTESPKVKDMYMSNLMYGMLNVKKLMASIILDINNAKKNGEVYSSVYTKDSGATDVDQYVVVYNPLAWNVTTFVTVSVSSEAVSVYDELGRSVPAQVQSSVESQSTYDLYILVAISGLSYSKYSIKPLNGKQSAFIGRSIKYERRDLTRADQQGRQLFPVVNNCYQIVFDQNTNLMHSITERETNQTVQFTQEFLEYHVNGDTVKGPISDNYLFAPNASAVPVSKAVGLEVMSGSLMTEIRQYFYSNVTSQDYIYAVYTRLYSVPEGYDGKLLCHRIEQEYSVGPLELNREAVLRTSTNLNTRQLLYTDNNGYQMQKRPFKVYVNNTVARNYYPMVQTAYIEDNTTRLMLLAERAHGVSSQGNGQVEVMLHRRLWNNLQWDLNNNLTLNDSSVVRPVIWLILGTKAVTNTLYRTSGLALEHRPVVMFGALSGDKPKLPRRLQQNSVHDLPVTVPPNLHLQTLSIPGWKYSSNHAEQVHSIRMGKQKQGDADFSRVLLRIRHLYEVGEDPVLSQPVMVDLKSLLKGLGSVTAVEERSLTGTWDVNTLERWKWKTAQYPGKRFFNSTEASEDYIVTVHPKEIRTFFVYFQVQ
- the MAN2B2 gene encoding epididymis-specific alpha-mannosidase isoform X1, whose translation is MAPPRTLLLPLLLLLALLPRAGGRGELRAFVVAHSHMDVGWVYTVQESMHAYAANVYTTVIEELMKGKQRKFIAVEQEFFRLWWDMVATDAQKQQVHQLLEEGRLEFVIGGQVMHDEAVTLIDDQILQLTEGHGFLYETFGFRPQFSWHVDPFGASATTPTLFALAGFNAHLISRIDYDLKADMQKNKKLQFVWQGSPSLSERQEIFTHVMDQYSYCTPSQLPFSNRSGFFWNGLATFPDPPKDGVYPNMSLPVTDANLHLYAQTMVANIKERAAWFRTGDVLWPWGCDKQFFNASVQYSNMDLLVDYINKHSGEFGVTVQYATVSDYFQAVYSRNLTWETRDSQDFLPYSTEPFQAWTGFYTSRSTLKGIARRASSLLYAGESFFTQYVRKHPEGSICKCKALKQLQSLRWAVSEVQHHDGITGTESPKVKDMYMSNLMYGMLNVKKLMASIILDINNAKKNGEVYSSVYTKDSGKPGATDVDQYVVVYNPLAWNVTTFVTVSVSSEAVSVYDELGRSVPAQVQSSVESQSTYDLYILVAISGLSYSKYSIKPLNGKQSAFIGRSIKYERRDLTRADQQGRQLFPVVNNCYQIVFDQNTNLMHSITERETNQTVQFTQEFLEYHVNGDTVKGPISDNYLFAPNASAVPVSKAVGLEVMSGSLMTEIRQYFYSNVTSQDYIYAVYTRLYSVPEGYDGKLLCHRIEQEYSVGPLELNREAVLRTSTNLNTRQLLYTDNNGYQMQKRPFKVYVNNTVARNYYPMVQTAYIEDNTTRLMLLAERAHGVSSQGNGQVEVMLHRRLWNNLQWDLNNNLTLNDSSVVRPVIWLILGTKAVTNTLYRTSGLALEHRPVVMFGALSGDKPKLPRRLQQNSVHDLPVTVPPNLHLQTLSIPGWKYSSNHAEQVHSIRMGKQKQGDADFSRVLLRIRHLYEVGEDPVLSQPVMVDLKSLLKGLGSVTAVEERSLTGTWDVNTLERWKWKTAQYPGKRFFNSTEASEDYIVTVHPKEIRTFFVYFQVQ